From Apium graveolens cultivar Ventura chromosome 9, ASM990537v1, whole genome shotgun sequence, the proteins below share one genomic window:
- the LOC141686089 gene encoding F-box protein At2g26160-like, whose translation MRSRRYRNTRRINMFNVRVQRSSMSSVSETTRNCWSKLPEDLLCLIVDRIVNPKDFIRFRSVCKDWLSAIPPDYRQFTPWLLAKRFKSPVVVLKGLCSLLPSDNISLSSLFETELHWRFWGSFTGWILGQNNNDYRLKLINPLTKVVIDLPRLNHLIRKGVVYHNPDSDSRNPTIGIMAISHRLIGIASIDGKYNYWKFFADAEGVRQSNFVDLVWYKDNIVALRANGTLVFYDEAKVVRLVYPKPVIVRAVQGLGATDQLYLVESAGDLLMVTYRFQVYKLNLDNGNWKYVRDLGRHSLFVGNSYSMSCLIPDDETEYDNETEHRWRPSCIYDATYSSTKSGMLSRYNLMNQTKESHYLGPITDLDNCYDFIWYMPAVGFN comes from the coding sequence AGACCACACGTAATTGCTGGTCCAAACTTCCTGAAGATCTTCTCTGTTTGATTGTTGACAGGATAGTAAATCCCAAGGATTTCATTAGGTTCAGATCCGTCTGCAAAGATTGGCTTTCTGCTATTCCACCAGACTACCGACAATTTACTCCGTGGCTTTTGGCCAAGAGATTCAAGTCCCCGGTAGTAGTTCTAAAAGGTTTATGCAGTTTACTGCCAAGTGATAATATTAGTTTGAGTTCACTGTTCGAGACAGAGTTGCATTGGCGTTTTTGGGGATCTTTTACTGGTTGGATCCTTGGCCAAAATAATAATGATTATAGGTTGAAACTAATTAATCCGCTGACAAAAGTTGTCATTGATCTTCCCCGCCTTAATCATCTCATAAGAAAGGGTGTGGTATATCATAATCCTGATTCTGATTCTCGTAACCCCACAATAGGAATAATGGCAATTTCTCATAGATTGATTGGGATAGCATCGATTGATGGTAAATATAATTATTGGAAGTTTTTTGCAGACGCGGAAGGCGTCCGCCAAAGTAATTTTGTAGACTTGGTCTGGTATAAAGATAATATTGTTGCACTACGCGCTAATGGGACTCTTGTGTTTTATGACGAAGCTAAAGTAGTTCGTTTGGTGTATCCAAAACCAGTTATAGTTCGAGCAGTTCAGGGCCTTGGGGCTACTGATCAACTTTATTTGGTTGAATCAGCAGGAGACTTGTTAATGGTAACCTATCGTTTTCAGGTCTACAAGCTCAATCTTGATAATGGAAATTGGAAATATGTTAGAGACCTTGGTAGGCACTCACTATTTGTTGGGAACAGTTACTCGATGTCTTGTTTGATACCTGATGATGAGACGGAGTATGATAATGAGACGGAGCACAGATGGAGACCAAGTTGCATCTATGATGCAACCTACAGTTCTACAAAATCCGGAATGCTATCTCGTTACAATTTAATGAATCAGACCAAGGAGTCTCATTATCTTGGTCCTATTACTGACCTGGATAATTGTTATGATTTTATTTGGTACATGCCTGCTGTTGGCTTTAACTAA